Proteins co-encoded in one Streptococcus parauberis NCFD 2020 genomic window:
- the recF gene encoding DNA replication/repair protein RecF (All proteins in this family for which functions are known are DNA-binding proteins that assist the filamentation of RecA onto DNA for the initiation of recombination or recombinational repair.), which translates to MWLKELTLNHFRNYNDLNINFSEGLNIFIGNNAQGKTNILEAIYFIALTRSHRTRSDKELIQFSTDRLSIEGKLNRLSGNISLEINLSDKGRITKINSLKQAKLSEYIGTMMVVLFAPEDLQLVKGAPSLRRKFIDIDLGQIKPVYLSDLSNYNHILKQRNAYLKAARTIDFDFLVVLDQQLSYYGSRVIQQRIQFIADLEKEADAHHQAISNELESLQIKYISSIDTSQSQLIQEKFMEQLERNRQRDIFRKNTSIGPHRDDIEFYINNMNANFASQGQHRSLILSIKMAEVSLMKILTGDNPILLLDDVMSELDNTRQTKLIETVIQENVQTFITTTSLEHLSQLPKTLKTFHVTSGTIKAD; encoded by the coding sequence ATGTGGTTAAAGGAATTAACACTAAATCACTTTAGAAATTATAATGACTTAAATATAAATTTTTCAGAGGGACTAAACATCTTTATAGGAAACAATGCCCAAGGAAAAACGAACATCTTAGAAGCTATCTATTTTATTGCCTTAACTAGAAGTCATCGCACAAGAAGTGATAAAGAATTAATCCAGTTTTCAACTGATCGTTTATCTATTGAAGGAAAATTAAATCGCCTCTCAGGTAATATCAGTTTAGAAATTAATTTATCTGATAAAGGTCGAATAACAAAGATTAATTCATTAAAACAAGCAAAACTTTCTGAATATATAGGTACAATGATGGTAGTACTCTTTGCTCCTGAAGATTTACAATTAGTTAAAGGCGCTCCTAGTCTTCGAAGAAAGTTTATTGATATTGATTTAGGTCAAATTAAACCTGTTTATCTATCTGACTTATCGAATTATAACCATATTTTAAAACAAAGAAACGCATATTTAAAAGCTGCTAGAACAATTGATTTTGACTTTCTAGTAGTTTTGGATCAACAATTATCATATTATGGTAGCCGTGTTATTCAGCAAAGAATTCAATTCATTGCTGATCTTGAAAAAGAAGCAGATGCTCATCATCAGGCAATATCAAATGAACTAGAAAGTTTACAAATTAAATATATTTCTAGCATTGATACAAGTCAAAGTCAACTTATTCAAGAAAAATTCATGGAGCAACTTGAAAGAAATCGTCAACGTGATATTTTTAGAAAGAATACGAGTATTGGCCCACATAGAGATGACATTGAATTTTATATAAATAATATGAATGCAAATTTTGCAAGCCAAGGTCAACATCGAAGCTTAATTTTATCCATAAAGATGGCTGAAGTGAGTTTAATGAAAATCTTGACTGGAGATAATCCAATACTACTGTTAGATGATGTTATGAGTGAATTAGACAATACAAGACAAACAAAATTAATTGAGACTGTCATTCAAGAAAATGTTCAAACTTTTATTACTACTACTAGTTTGGAACACCTCTCGCAACTTCCAAAAACTTTAAAAACTTTTCATGTAACTAGTGGAACCATTAAGGCAGACTGA
- the yaaA gene encoding S4 domain-containing protein YaaA, with product MEYKLFSEFITLQALLKELGIIQSGGAIKGFLVEHTVLFNGEDEKRRGKKIRIGDIVTLPEQDLSITIAEPSQEELLEYNLAEEEKQRVAKIVKEMNQSLKKPAKQTPKKTKNSKFNTRPRKSGKGPAVKFPGT from the coding sequence ATGGAATACAAATTATTTAGTGAATTTATAACTTTACAAGCCTTACTTAAAGAACTTGGAATCATTCAAAGTGGTGGTGCAATTAAAGGATTCTTAGTAGAACACACTGTGTTATTTAATGGTGAGGACGAAAAAAGAAGAGGTAAAAAGATTAGAATTGGTGATATCGTAACTCTACCAGAGCAAGATTTATCAATAACTATTGCTGAACCTAGCCAAGAGGAACTTCTGGAATATAACCTTGCAGAAGAAGAGAAGCAACGTGTAGCTAAAATAGTTAAAGAAATGAATCAATCACTAAAAAAGCCAGCAAAACAAACTCCTAAAAAAACAAAGAATAGTAAATTTAACACTAGACCAAGAAAATCTGGTAAAGGTCCAGCAGTTAAATTTCCTGGTACATAA
- the yfmF gene encoding EF-P 5-aminopentanol modification-associated protein YfmF: protein MKIVEGVQLHFIKTKQFKSNHITFRFSGDLNQKTVAKRVLVAQMLATANEEYPTAKAFREKLAQLYGASLSTTVSNKGQVHIVDIDVSFIQDKYAFNGESVLDEIIQFLRGILFSPLLSVAQYQPKVFEIEKANLITYLETDKEDSFYYSSLKAKEIFFSDENLQISKYGTVDLVEKETAYTSYQEFHHMLMEDLIDIYLVGDFEEYRVVQQLHQYPFVDREKFLIFNYKQDYVNIVKDKKEVKDVNQSILEMVYHFNVDFGTKDHYALIVLNGLLGSFSHSRLFTKIREEEGIAYSIGSRMDIYTGYLDIFAGIDNNDRKKTLQLIIKEMNDIKMGRFPSSLIKKTKSMIINTVNQSQDNCKAMIDRLYIVDYVNENYHLTEWLDTIDKVTKRDIVKAANLLKLQALYFLEGK from the coding sequence ATGAAAATTGTTGAAGGAGTTCAACTTCACTTTATTAAAACGAAGCAATTTAAATCGAATCATATCACATTTAGATTTTCTGGTGATTTAAATCAGAAAACAGTAGCTAAACGTGTTCTAGTTGCTCAAATGTTAGCAACAGCAAATGAAGAATACCCTACAGCAAAAGCATTTAGGGAAAAACTAGCTCAATTATATGGTGCGAGTTTATCCACTACTGTTTCTAATAAAGGGCAAGTACACATAGTTGATATTGATGTAAGTTTTATTCAAGATAAATATGCTTTCAATGGGGAAAGTGTTCTTGATGAGATTATTCAATTTTTGAGGGGAATCCTATTTTCTCCTCTTCTTTCTGTTGCGCAATATCAACCTAAGGTATTTGAAATTGAAAAAGCAAACTTAATTACATATTTAGAGACTGATAAAGAAGACTCGTTTTATTATAGTTCTTTAAAAGCTAAAGAAATATTTTTTAGTGATGAAAATCTTCAAATTTCAAAATATGGTACGGTTGATCTTGTTGAAAAAGAAACAGCCTACACAAGCTATCAAGAATTTCATCATATGTTGATGGAAGATTTGATTGACATTTATTTGGTTGGTGATTTCGAAGAGTACCGAGTTGTCCAACAATTACATCAATATCCATTTGTTGATAGAGAAAAGTTTTTGATATTCAATTATAAACAAGATTATGTCAATATTGTAAAAGATAAAAAAGAAGTAAAAGATGTCAATCAGTCAATTTTAGAAATGGTTTATCATTTTAATGTTGATTTTGGAACAAAGGACCATTATGCATTAATCGTTCTTAATGGTTTATTGGGTTCTTTTTCCCATTCTCGGTTATTTACCAAAATTCGTGAGGAAGAAGGCATTGCTTACAGTATTGGGAGTAGAATGGACATATATACTGGATATTTAGATATATTTGCTGGAATTGATAATAATGACCGTAAAAAGACTTTACAGCTCATTATCAAAGAAATGAATGACATAAAAATGGGCAGATTTCCAAGTAGTTTAATTAAAAAAACAAAATCAATGATCATAAACACTGTAAATCAATCACAAGATAATTGTAAAGCAATGATTGACAGGTTGTATATTGTCGACTATGTTAATGAAAATTACCATTTAACTGAATGGCTTGACACTATTGACAAAGTAACGAAACGAGATATTGTCAAGGCGGCAAACTTATTGAAATTACAAGCACTTTACTTCTTGGAGGGAAAATAA
- the yfmH gene encoding EF-P 5-aminopentanol modification-associated protein YfmH: protein MTPLTKISFNKFDEEIHYSRLKNGLDIFIIPKSGFKEKTAMLTVDFGSIDKKFTERNRLWDNPEGIAHFLEHKLFEDDLGQDASLKFTELGSDVNAFTTFDKTSYYFSTSENFVESLILLQDLVMSSSFTEDSVNKEKKIIGQEIDMYADDADYQAYIGILQNLFADTSLADDIAGSKGSINQITPKILKRNYSYFYKPNNMSLIIVGDVDIGETFTVIEKYQKKYRARKQVERIDDISYNPVVKSSSKSMEVTNSKLVVGYRGQKIKNDISLLKIKIALRLAMSMLLGWTSRTYQSWYEQGKIDDSFDIEIEINSNFSFVLISLDTNQPIGMSSEIRKKIKNCSNSDDFNQEHFSILKREMYGDFLQSLDNVEQVASQFNLFLTDQDTYYDIPDILEKIQLVEVLSIADNFFKQAEESDFTVFPK from the coding sequence ATGACTCCATTAACAAAAATTTCTTTTAATAAATTTGATGAAGAAATTCATTATTCTCGTCTAAAAAATGGTTTAGATATTTTTATAATACCTAAGTCAGGATTTAAAGAAAAAACAGCTATGTTGACAGTTGATTTTGGTTCGATTGACAAAAAGTTTACAGAAAGAAATCGTCTATGGGATAACCCTGAAGGCATAGCCCACTTTCTTGAACATAAACTTTTCGAAGATGATTTAGGACAAGATGCTTCACTTAAATTTACAGAATTAGGTTCTGATGTAAATGCCTTTACAACTTTTGACAAAACATCTTATTACTTTTCAACATCAGAAAATTTTGTGGAAAGTTTAATATTGTTACAAGATTTAGTTATGTCATCTAGCTTTACTGAAGATTCGGTCAATAAAGAAAAGAAAATTATTGGACAAGAAATTGATATGTATGCTGATGATGCAGACTATCAAGCTTATATTGGAATATTACAGAATCTGTTTGCAGATACAAGTCTAGCTGATGATATTGCTGGTAGTAAGGGCTCAATCAATCAAATTACTCCAAAAATACTAAAGCGTAATTATAGTTATTTTTATAAACCCAACAACATGAGTTTAATTATTGTTGGTGATGTCGACATAGGTGAAACTTTTACAGTTATTGAAAAGTATCAAAAAAAATACCGTGCTCGTAAGCAAGTTGAAAGAATTGATGACATTTCATACAATCCCGTAGTTAAATCTAGTTCAAAAAGCATGGAAGTCACAAATTCTAAATTAGTAGTTGGATACAGAGGGCAAAAGATTAAGAATGATATTTCTTTATTAAAAATCAAAATTGCTTTACGACTTGCTATGTCAATGTTATTAGGTTGGACATCAAGAACATATCAATCTTGGTATGAACAAGGAAAGATTGATGATTCCTTTGATATTGAAATTGAAATTAATTCCAACTTCTCTTTTGTTCTTATAAGTTTAGATACAAATCAACCAATTGGGATGTCAAGTGAAATCAGAAAAAAAATCAAAAACTGTAGCAATTCTGATGATTTTAACCAAGAACATTTTTCTATTTTAAAAAGAGAAATGTATGGAGATTTTTTACAAAGTTTGGATAATGTGGAACAGGTTGCTAGTCAATTCAATCTATTTCTAACTGATCAAGATACTTACTATGATATTCCCGATATTCTAGAAAAAATTCAGTTAGTAGAAGTTTTATCTATTGCGGATAACTTTTTTAAACAAGCTGAAGAATCAGATTTTACTGTCTTTCCAAAATAG
- a CDS encoding helix-turn-helix domain-containing protein, whose amino-acid sequence MRDKSLGEILRESRIEKNITLDYIETKSGISSHYLLAMELDQYKIIPEHKIDQFLKQYGEIVGLEFHYLKNKYNQQMSTKMENKNPSVTQIVENKLSHRVEDKVNFSRQAKSFDEEEKNTSTKKNTQANFLVDNSKDEDDEFYFESSRHSRLSHNEKRSKSIFIIVLLTFIALLIFVFMFFAVWKQMNKENKAKEVQTSQVNKTTSKSKTNTSSSSQPKTEITSQGQDNYLEATVKKANESVDVTITLTDAESAWISLTNSDIGEAGTTLTKETPTYTATLDKDVSEALLTLGITKGLSVSIDGEPLDLSPITVTDTSYITLKFQ is encoded by the coding sequence ATGAGAGATAAAAGTCTTGGTGAGATTTTACGTGAATCCCGCATAGAGAAGAATATTACATTAGATTATATTGAAACTAAAAGTGGTATATCTTCGCATTATTTATTAGCAATGGAATTAGATCAATATAAAATTATTCCAGAGCATAAGATTGATCAGTTTTTGAAACAATATGGCGAGATTGTTGGTTTAGAATTTCATTATTTGAAAAATAAATATAATCAACAAATGTCTACAAAAATGGAAAATAAAAATCCAAGTGTAACTCAAATTGTTGAAAATAAATTAAGTCATCGTGTTGAAGATAAAGTTAATTTTTCAAGACAAGCTAAATCATTCGATGAAGAAGAAAAGAATACTTCAACTAAAAAAAATACTCAAGCTAATTTTTTAGTTGATAATTCGAAAGATGAAGATGATGAGTTTTATTTTGAAAGTTCGAGACATAGTCGTCTGAGTCATAATGAAAAAAGATCAAAATCTATTTTCATCATTGTCTTATTAACCTTTATTGCTCTATTAATTTTTGTCTTTATGTTTTTTGCTGTTTGGAAACAGATGAACAAAGAAAATAAAGCAAAAGAAGTCCAAACAAGTCAAGTTAACAAAACAACTTCTAAAAGTAAGACAAATACTTCAAGTAGCAGTCAGCCAAAAACAGAAATTACAAGTCAAGGACAAGATAATTATTTAGAAGCAACTGTTAAAAAGGCAAATGAATCGGTTGATGTGACCATCACTTTAACGGATGCTGAAAGTGCTTGGATTTCTCTTACAAATTCAGATATTGGCGAAGCTGGGACTACACTAACTAAAGAAACCCCAACTTACACGGCAACACTTGATAAAGATGTAAGCGAAGCATTATTAACGCTAGGAATAACCAAAGGCTTATCTGTTTCTATCGATGGGGAACCACTTGATTTAAGTCCTATCACTGTTACAGATACAAGTTATATCACTTTGAAATTTCAATAG